The following are from one region of the Thiocapsa rosea genome:
- a CDS encoding Y-family DNA polymerase, producing the protein MFALVDCNNFYASCERLFRPSLEGRPVVVLSNNDGCVVARSNEAKALGIPMGAPYFRYAAVLRRADAAVFSSNYALYGDLSRRVMQVLAGFSPRIEVYSIDECFLDLTGVRDPTALGLEIARTVRRWTGIPVAVGIAPTKTLAKLANRLAKKGYGPTGPVLDWSELQDQDAVLGAVPVEDLWGIAARSGARLRALGIADALALREAHPQRLRASFGVVVERIARELRGQACLALEEVAPPRRQVMVSRSFGAAVSAPAELRAAVTAFASRAGEKLRSQGLAAPALTVFVQTNPFDTGRAFYANAVTLGFPVPTQDSTALVRAATRGVDRLFRAGDAYRKAGVLLPDVVPAEQAPADLFAEVGEDDRARRRMAVLDAVNRKYGRETLRFAGQLSGSGWRRRSERGSGVSTTRWAGLATVRAG; encoded by the coding sequence ATGTTCGCCCTGGTCGACTGCAACAACTTCTATGCCTCCTGCGAGCGGCTCTTCCGGCCCAGCCTGGAGGGCCGCCCGGTGGTGGTGCTCTCCAACAACGACGGCTGTGTGGTGGCGCGCAGCAACGAGGCGAAGGCGCTCGGCATCCCGATGGGGGCGCCCTACTTCAGGTACGCCGCGGTCTTGCGCCGGGCCGATGCCGCCGTCTTCTCCTCGAACTACGCGCTCTACGGGGATCTGTCGCGGCGGGTGATGCAGGTCCTGGCGGGGTTCTCCCCGCGCATCGAGGTCTATTCGATCGACGAGTGCTTTCTGGACCTGACCGGGGTCCGGGATCCGACCGCCCTGGGTCTGGAGATCGCCCGCACCGTGCGGCGCTGGACCGGCATCCCGGTGGCGGTCGGGATCGCCCCGACCAAGACGCTCGCCAAGCTCGCCAATCGGCTGGCCAAGAAGGGCTATGGGCCGACCGGTCCGGTGCTCGACTGGTCTGAACTGCAGGATCAAGACGCCGTGCTGGGGGCGGTTCCGGTGGAAGACCTCTGGGGCATCGCCGCACGCTCGGGGGCACGTCTACGCGCGCTCGGCATCGCGGATGCTCTGGCGTTGCGCGAGGCGCATCCGCAGCGATTGCGCGCGTCCTTCGGGGTGGTGGTCGAGCGCATCGCCCGGGAGCTGCGCGGGCAAGCCTGTCTGGCGCTGGAGGAGGTGGCGCCGCCGCGGCGTCAGGTCATGGTCTCGCGCAGCTTCGGTGCCGCGGTGAGCGCGCCGGCGGAGCTGCGGGCGGCGGTCACGGCCTTCGCGAGCCGTGCCGGGGAGAAGCTGCGGTCGCAGGGGCTCGCCGCCCCGGCGCTGACGGTGTTCGTGCAGACCAACCCCTTCGATACGGGCCGGGCGTTCTACGCGAACGCCGTGACCCTGGGTTTCCCGGTGCCGACGCAGGACAGCACGGCGCTGGTGCGGGCCGCGACCCGAGGGGTCGATCGGCTGTTCCGGGCCGGCGATGCCTACCGCAAAGCCGGGGTGCTGTTGCCGGATGTGGTCCCGGCGGAGCAGGCGCCGGCGGACCTGTTCGCCGAGGTCGGAGAGGACGATCGTGCACGGCGGCGCATGGCGGTGCTGGATGCGGTCAATCGCAAGTACGGGCGCGAGACCCTGCGGTTTGCGGGTCAACTGTCCGGGTCCGGCTGGCGGCGACGCTCGGAGCGCGGTTCCGGGGTCTCGACGACACGCTGGGCGGGGTTGGCGACGGTTCGCGCAGGGTGA
- a CDS encoding nucleoside 2-deoxyribosyltransferase, translating to MRVIYLAGPLFTEAERDWHRKTKGLLLEQASQRGEPIEIVWPYELITPEEIAALGVGSRAEIFRRCKTELDRADVLIALLDGTQVDDGTAWEIGYFFATKAAEATIIGIRTDFRRAGESEHAIVNAMVEIACDVIVNTQAALPGAVFGRCGVPTLSG from the coding sequence ATGCGCGTCATTTACCTGGCAGGACCGCTCTTCACCGAAGCCGAACGCGACTGGCACCGCAAGACCAAAGGTCTCCTGCTGGAGCAGGCGTCGCAACGGGGCGAGCCCATCGAGATCGTTTGGCCCTACGAGCTGATCACGCCCGAGGAGATCGCTGCCTTGGGGGTCGGGTCACGCGCGGAGATCTTCCGGCGCTGCAAGACCGAACTCGACCGTGCCGATGTGCTGATCGCCCTGCTCGACGGCACCCAGGTCGACGACGGGACCGCGTGGGAGATCGGGTATTTCTTCGCGACCAAGGCGGCGGAGGCGACAATCATCGGGATCCGCACCGACTTTCGGCGCGCCGGTGAATCCGAGCATGCGATCGTCAATGCCATGGTCGAGATCGCGTGCGACGTTATCGTGAACACGCAAGCCGCATTGCCGGGTGCCGTGTTCGGACGCTGCGGCGTTCCGACTTTAAGTGGATAA